A single Xylanimonas cellulosilytica DSM 15894 DNA region contains:
- a CDS encoding class E sortase — translation MSAAAVPAHARVRVPRHSAGSVAAGVFGELLITVGVLLGLFVVWQLWWTDVVAVREQHQVLQALDWEAPPPAPEAPAGVEPAAPVERRDPPPVDEEPAFAEVFAQLYIPRFGSDYVAPVAEGIDRQQVLDVLGVGHYPGTAMPGELGNFATAGHRTTFGRPYHLVADLVEGDPVVVRTAATWYVYRVVSHEIVMPWQTEVISPVPGLRAGDPIPELTQRLMTMTACHPMFSARERYIVHAELDFWMPVSAGVPAVLTDAGVDVVGVEGGD, via the coding sequence GTGAGCGCCGCCGCCGTTCCCGCGCACGCGCGCGTCAGGGTGCCCCGGCACAGCGCCGGCTCCGTGGCCGCCGGTGTCTTCGGCGAGCTGCTGATCACGGTCGGGGTGCTGCTCGGCCTGTTCGTCGTGTGGCAGCTCTGGTGGACCGACGTCGTCGCCGTGCGCGAGCAGCACCAGGTGCTCCAGGCGCTCGACTGGGAGGCGCCGCCACCCGCCCCGGAGGCCCCGGCCGGGGTGGAGCCGGCCGCTCCCGTGGAGCGGCGCGACCCGCCGCCGGTCGATGAGGAACCGGCGTTCGCCGAGGTGTTCGCGCAGCTCTACATACCCCGGTTCGGGTCCGACTACGTCGCCCCCGTCGCCGAGGGCATCGACCGGCAGCAGGTGCTCGACGTCCTCGGCGTCGGGCACTACCCCGGCACCGCCATGCCCGGCGAGCTCGGCAACTTCGCCACCGCCGGGCACCGCACCACCTTCGGGCGCCCGTACCACCTCGTCGCCGACCTGGTGGAGGGCGACCCCGTCGTCGTGCGCACGGCGGCCACGTGGTACGTCTACCGCGTCGTCAGCCACGAGATCGTCATGCCGTGGCAGACCGAGGTGATCTCCCCCGTTCCCGGGCTCCGGGCGGGGGACCCGATCCCCGAGCTCACGCAGCGGCTCATGACGATGACGGCGTGCCACCCGATGTTCTCGGCCCGCGAGCGGTACATCGTGCACGCCGAGCTGGACTTCTGGATGCCGGTGTCCGCCGGCGTCCCCGCGGTGCTCACCGACGCCGGTGTCGACGTCGTCGGCGTCGAAGGAGGCGACTGA
- a CDS encoding aminodeoxychorismate/anthranilate synthase component II gives MNPRILVVDNYDSFVYTIVGYLDQLGAATVVVRNDAVPASVLAAGDGERITDADGVPFDGVLVSPGPGTPHDAGASEDVIRACARTRTPMLGVCLGHQALAEVFGATVSHAPELMHGKTSLVEHDDAGVVAGLAQPFTATRYHSLAVEPETVPAELQVTCATASGIVMGLQHRELPLHGVQFHPESVLTQGGHRLLANWLELCGDAGAVARSAGMAPLVHTA, from the coding sequence GTGAACCCGCGGATCCTCGTCGTCGACAACTACGACTCGTTCGTCTACACGATCGTCGGCTACCTCGACCAGCTCGGGGCCGCCACCGTGGTGGTGCGCAACGACGCCGTGCCGGCGTCCGTCCTCGCCGCGGGTGACGGGGAGCGAATCACCGACGCCGACGGCGTGCCCTTCGACGGCGTGCTCGTCTCCCCCGGCCCGGGCACCCCGCACGACGCCGGGGCCTCCGAGGACGTCATCCGCGCGTGCGCCCGCACCCGCACGCCCATGCTGGGCGTCTGCCTGGGCCACCAGGCGCTCGCCGAGGTGTTCGGCGCCACCGTGTCGCACGCACCCGAGCTCATGCACGGCAAGACGAGCCTCGTGGAGCACGACGACGCAGGGGTCGTCGCCGGGCTGGCGCAGCCGTTCACCGCGACCCGCTACCACTCGCTCGCCGTCGAGCCGGAGACGGTGCCCGCCGAGCTCCAGGTGACGTGCGCGACGGCGTCGGGCATCGTCATGGGGCTCCAGCACCGCGAGCTGCCCCTGCACGGGGTGCAGTTCCACCCCGAGTCCGTGCTGACACAGGGCGGACACCGCCTGCTCGCCAACTGGCTCGAGCTCTGCGGGGACGCCGGGGCCGTGGCGCGGTCGGCAGGCATGGCCCCGCTGGTGCACACCGCCTGA
- the pknB gene encoding Stk1 family PASTA domain-containing Ser/Thr kinase, producing MVDNTPRVLAGRYEVGELIGRGGMAEVHIGHDARLGRTVAIKVLRSDLARDPSFLARFRREAQAAAALNHPAIVAVYDTGEDVHTDPATGNQVHIPFIVMEYVEGHTVRDILQDGAAVPIEEAVEITVGVLSALEYSHHAGIVHRDIKPANVMITPTGAVKVMDFGIARAVADSAATMTATHAVIGTAQYLSPEQARGEQVDARSDLYSTGCTLFELLTGRPPFVGDSPVAVAYQHVGQAPQRPSEIASDVPEVLDRITLKALAKERGTRYSSAAEFRSDLEAAMRGGAVGAPAVGAGLAAAGAALGGAPTVAFGAPGFGEAGTQLLTPETAATQQWGATGLPQAMPAAGVGGPAGPTGPSRQEQADARRKKTLMWTLITIGVLAVAAIVTIILLNGRQQEVALVEVPEIQAGMTREEARQLVEDEGLVFADAIDPDSNEPEGTFTKQDPEAGEMVRPNSTVRAFFSGGPNTIGVPDVAGMTQDEARAALESVDLVVGEITPEPSSDVDEGRVTRTAPAANQAVTARSTVDLFVSDGTVELPDLRGMTVDEATAELDRLSLSFSQHDVQTDQVEVGRIAEQTPEPGFVPQNQRVTIGVAVAPEIQQIPVPDLVGQPWNTAIGLCAPLNCSPSYENHPTVPLGSVISTEPSAGTMLDEGSTVIVVISQGPATPPDEPGDDGTATTPPPEGDEDD from the coding sequence TTGGTGGACAACACGCCCCGCGTGCTCGCGGGCCGGTACGAGGTCGGTGAGCTCATCGGCCGTGGCGGTATGGCCGAGGTGCACATCGGCCACGACGCCCGGCTGGGCCGCACCGTCGCGATCAAGGTGCTGCGCTCCGACCTGGCGCGCGACCCGTCCTTCCTCGCCCGCTTCCGGCGTGAGGCCCAGGCGGCCGCAGCCCTGAACCACCCTGCGATCGTCGCCGTGTACGACACGGGCGAGGACGTGCACACCGACCCGGCCACGGGCAACCAGGTGCACATCCCGTTCATCGTCATGGAGTACGTCGAGGGGCACACGGTCCGCGACATCCTCCAGGACGGTGCCGCGGTGCCGATCGAGGAGGCCGTGGAGATCACGGTCGGCGTCCTCTCGGCGCTGGAGTACTCGCACCACGCGGGCATCGTCCACCGGGACATCAAGCCCGCCAACGTGATGATCACGCCCACGGGCGCGGTCAAGGTCATGGACTTCGGCATCGCCCGCGCGGTCGCCGACTCGGCCGCGACGATGACGGCCACGCACGCCGTCATCGGCACCGCGCAGTACCTCTCCCCGGAGCAGGCGCGCGGCGAGCAGGTGGACGCCCGCAGTGACCTGTACTCGACCGGCTGCACGCTGTTCGAGCTGCTCACCGGCCGCCCGCCGTTCGTGGGCGACTCGCCGGTCGCGGTCGCGTACCAGCACGTGGGTCAGGCACCGCAGCGCCCGTCGGAGATCGCCTCCGACGTGCCCGAGGTGCTCGACCGCATCACGCTCAAGGCGCTGGCCAAGGAGCGCGGCACCCGCTACTCGTCGGCGGCGGAGTTCCGCTCCGACCTCGAGGCCGCGATGCGCGGCGGCGCGGTCGGAGCCCCGGCCGTGGGTGCCGGGCTCGCGGCGGCCGGTGCCGCCCTGGGCGGCGCCCCGACCGTGGCGTTCGGCGCCCCCGGGTTCGGCGAGGCCGGCACGCAGCTGCTGACCCCGGAGACGGCGGCCACCCAGCAGTGGGGTGCCACGGGTCTGCCCCAGGCGATGCCGGCGGCAGGCGTCGGCGGCCCCGCAGGCCCGACCGGGCCGAGCCGCCAGGAGCAGGCCGACGCCCGCCGCAAGAAGACCCTGATGTGGACGCTCATCACCATCGGCGTCCTCGCCGTGGCCGCGATCGTCACGATCATCCTGCTCAACGGACGGCAGCAGGAAGTCGCCCTGGTCGAGGTCCCCGAGATCCAGGCGGGCATGACCCGCGAAGAGGCCCGCCAGCTCGTCGAGGACGAGGGCTTGGTGTTCGCGGACGCCATCGACCCCGACTCCAACGAGCCCGAGGGCACGTTCACCAAGCAGGATCCCGAGGCCGGCGAGATGGTTCGCCCCAACTCGACGGTCCGGGCGTTCTTCTCGGGCGGCCCCAACACGATCGGTGTCCCGGACGTCGCGGGCATGACGCAGGACGAGGCGCGCGCCGCGCTGGAGTCCGTGGACCTCGTCGTCGGCGAGATCACGCCAGAGCCGAGCTCCGACGTCGACGAGGGCCGGGTCACCCGGACCGCACCGGCAGCGAACCAGGCCGTCACCGCCCGCTCCACCGTGGACCTGTTCGTGTCCGACGGCACCGTGGAGCTGCCCGACCTGCGGGGTATGACCGTCGACGAGGCGACTGCCGAGCTCGACCGCCTCAGCCTGAGCTTCAGCCAGCACGACGTCCAGACCGATCAGGTCGAGGTTGGCCGCATCGCCGAGCAGACCCCCGAACCCGGGTTCGTCCCGCAGAACCAGCGCGTGACCATCGGCGTCGCCGTCGCACCGGAGATCCAGCAGATCCCGGTTCCGGACCTGGTGGGCCAGCCGTGGAACACCGCCATCGGTCTCTGCGCACCGCTGAACTGCAGCCCGTCCTACGAGAACCACCCGACGGTGCCGCTCGGCTCCGTGATCAGCACCGAGCCCAGCGCAGGCACGATGCTGGACGAAGGTTCGACCGTCATCGTCGTGATCTCCCAGGGTCCGGCAACGCCGCCCGACGAGCCAGGCGACGACGGGACCGCGACGACGCCGCCCCCGGAGGGCGACGAGGACGACTGA
- a CDS encoding serine/threonine-protein kinase, protein MRPVAGLALGDRYHLTRQVAVGGMGEVWVADDAFLGRDVAVKVLREEYTGQEDFLKRLRTEARNSAALSHVNIAQMYDYGEQGGTGYLVMELVLGEPLADLLEREPVLPPKRLLPILAQTARGLHHAHECGVVHRDVKPGNILLEHPGRAAGAQSIVKITDFGVSLAANQAPMTATGMVMGTAQYLSPEQAVGQPATPLSDVYALGVVAYEATAGKRPFTGSTPVDIAVAHVNNPVPPLPTTVHPELAALVYRLLEKDPVKRPTSAGALADELEALGADIAADPLGARSRTARRLRSAAASSRAASSASSSSAARSSASSASAASSAASSAAASSSERPSSGPTTPGAEPLRASWPQTAAGVGGTAASDLTDDSRSFGELVGESRPGERTSPQHAGARPTPLPLRRDVHGARPTGRSPEASRTVDALRRDLARRSPHRGEETRGAGRRPADPSAHRQQADPRTPAEGQRRTSTTTGLRLGRWGNVSWPLVGLAVLLVVLLIATLIRNLSGGDDGAAAAPQSNDRVTAAASSLPDSGMMLRNVLRGEAVVTMTSKDM, encoded by the coding sequence ATGAGACCCGTTGCCGGCCTCGCCCTGGGCGACCGTTACCACCTGACCCGCCAGGTCGCCGTCGGCGGCATGGGCGAGGTGTGGGTCGCGGACGACGCGTTCCTGGGCCGCGACGTCGCCGTGAAGGTGCTGCGCGAGGAGTACACGGGCCAGGAGGACTTCCTCAAGCGCCTGCGCACCGAGGCACGCAACTCGGCCGCGCTCTCGCACGTCAACATCGCGCAGATGTACGACTACGGCGAGCAGGGCGGCACCGGCTACCTGGTCATGGAGCTCGTGCTGGGCGAGCCGCTCGCCGACCTGCTCGAGCGCGAGCCGGTGCTGCCGCCCAAGCGGCTGCTGCCGATCCTCGCGCAGACCGCGCGCGGGCTGCACCACGCCCACGAGTGCGGGGTCGTGCACCGCGACGTCAAGCCCGGCAACATCCTGCTCGAGCACCCCGGCCGCGCGGCAGGCGCCCAGTCGATCGTCAAGATCACCGACTTCGGCGTCTCGCTCGCCGCCAACCAGGCGCCCATGACGGCCACGGGCATGGTCATGGGCACCGCCCAGTACCTCTCGCCCGAGCAGGCCGTCGGCCAGCCCGCGACCCCGCTCTCCGACGTGTACGCGCTCGGCGTCGTCGCCTACGAGGCCACGGCGGGCAAGCGGCCCTTCACGGGCAGCACCCCGGTGGACATCGCCGTCGCGCACGTCAACAACCCCGTGCCACCGCTCCCGACGACGGTGCACCCCGAGCTCGCCGCCCTGGTCTACCGGCTGCTGGAGAAGGACCCGGTCAAGCGGCCCACGTCCGCGGGCGCGCTGGCCGACGAGCTCGAGGCGCTCGGGGCCGACATCGCCGCGGACCCGCTCGGCGCCCGGTCCCGCACCGCGCGCCGCCTGCGTTCCGCGGCGGCCTCCTCGCGGGCCGCGTCGTCGGCGTCGTCGTCTTCCGCAGCGAGGTCTTCTGCGTCATCGGCGTCGGCTGCATCGTCGGCTGCGTCATCGGCCGCCGCGTCGTCGTCGGAACGCCCGTCCTCAGGCCCGACGACGCCCGGCGCCGAGCCGCTGCGGGCCTCGTGGCCGCAGACGGCGGCGGGTGTCGGCGGCACCGCGGCGTCCGACCTGACGGACGACTCGCGGAGCTTCGGCGAGCTGGTGGGCGAGTCGCGCCCTGGCGAGCGGACCAGCCCGCAGCACGCGGGCGCCCGCCCGACGCCGCTCCCGCTGCGCAGAGACGTGCACGGGGCGCGCCCGACCGGCCGTTCGCCGGAGGCGTCCCGCACCGTGGACGCCCTGCGCCGCGACCTGGCCCGTCGGTCCCCGCACCGCGGCGAGGAGACGCGGGGGGCGGGGCGCCGTCCGGCGGACCCGTCCGCGCACCGCCAGCAGGCGGACCCGCGCACCCCCGCCGAGGGACAGCGGCGCACCTCTACCACGACCGGCCTGCGGCTGGGCCGGTGGGGGAACGTGTCGTGGCCGCTGGTCGGGCTCGCCGTGCTGCTCGTGGTGCTGCTGATCGCCACGCTGATCCGCAACCTGTCGGGTGGCGACGACGGCGCTGCTGCCGCCCCCCAGTCGAACGACCGAGTCACGGCCGCGGCGTCGAGCCTGCCGGACTCTGGGATGATGCTCCGTAACGTGTTGCGCGGCGAAGCCGTCGTGACCATGACATCGAAGGACATGTGA
- a CDS encoding penicillin-binding transpeptidase domain-containing protein has protein sequence MNTTLRRLSSVVMVMFLGLMVATTYTQFFRADTLNNDSRNVRSIFREFNNARGPIVVAGQPIVESVPVDTPFGFQRVYSGGDPEQAQMYAPVTGFFSLVNGSTAIESATNSFLNGQADALWIDRLQNLLTGRPQQGSSVELTIDPVIQQAAWDALGGQRGAIVAVEPSTGRILAMVSKPSFDPNVLAVHSTSQAGQAYQELLNAENGPLTNRTIRALYPPGSTFKLVTAAAAFEHAGMTPETVIPAPDSFVLPGTQTTVRNFGNARCSPTGEQSIDDAMRISCNSAFLGLAVDLGNDTLRDTAAQFGFLDPFRVPMTTAVSDVPADQNAPQTALAGIGQGSVTATPLQMAMVSAAIANHGTLMQPYLVDRIRDPELEIVQQNEPSVIREAVSRTTADGLRDMMVNTVASGSGTAAQISGVQVAGKTGTAETGREGEQPHAWFTAFAPADDPQIALAVIVENGGNLSQGATGGRLAAPMARSVLQAALNR, from the coding sequence GTGAACACGACGCTGCGACGGCTCTCGTCCGTCGTCATGGTGATGTTCCTCGGCCTCATGGTCGCGACGACGTACACCCAGTTCTTCCGGGCGGACACGCTCAACAACGACTCGCGCAACGTGCGCAGCATCTTCCGCGAGTTCAACAACGCGCGCGGGCCGATCGTCGTCGCCGGGCAGCCGATCGTGGAGTCGGTGCCGGTGGACACCCCGTTCGGGTTCCAGCGCGTCTACTCGGGCGGCGACCCGGAGCAGGCACAGATGTACGCGCCGGTGACCGGGTTCTTCTCGCTGGTCAACGGGTCGACGGCGATCGAGAGCGCCACCAACTCGTTCCTCAACGGGCAGGCCGACGCCCTGTGGATCGACCGGCTGCAGAACCTGCTGACGGGCCGCCCGCAGCAGGGCTCGTCCGTCGAGCTGACCATCGACCCCGTGATCCAGCAGGCGGCCTGGGACGCCCTCGGCGGGCAGCGCGGCGCGATCGTCGCCGTCGAGCCGTCGACCGGCCGCATCCTCGCGATGGTCTCGAAGCCGTCGTTCGACCCGAACGTGCTGGCCGTGCACTCGACGAGCCAGGCCGGGCAGGCGTACCAGGAGCTGCTCAACGCGGAGAACGGGCCGCTGACCAACCGGACCATCCGGGCCCTGTACCCGCCGGGGTCGACGTTCAAGCTGGTCACCGCGGCCGCCGCGTTCGAGCACGCCGGGATGACGCCCGAGACGGTCATCCCCGCACCGGACAGCTTCGTGCTGCCGGGCACCCAGACGACCGTCCGCAACTTCGGGAACGCGCGCTGCTCACCGACGGGCGAGCAGTCGATCGACGACGCCATGCGGATCTCGTGCAACTCCGCGTTCCTGGGCCTGGCCGTCGACCTGGGCAACGACACGCTGCGTGACACCGCGGCGCAGTTCGGGTTCCTCGACCCGTTCCGCGTCCCGATGACGACGGCCGTGAGCGACGTCCCCGCGGACCAGAACGCACCCCAGACCGCGCTTGCGGGCATCGGTCAGGGCAGCGTCACGGCCACGCCGCTCCAGATGGCGATGGTCTCGGCGGCGATCGCGAACCACGGCACCCTCATGCAGCCGTACCTGGTCGACCGGATCCGCGACCCCGAGCTGGAGATCGTCCAGCAGAACGAGCCGTCCGTGATCCGCGAGGCGGTCTCGCGCACCACGGCCGACGGGCTGCGCGACATGATGGTCAACACGGTCGCGTCGGGCTCCGGGACGGCCGCCCAGATCTCCGGCGTCCAGGTGGCCGGCAAGACGGGTACGGCCGAGACGGGCCGTGAGGGCGAGCAGCCGCACGCCTGGTTCACCGCGTTCGCCCCCGCCGACGACCCGCAGATCGCGCTGGCCGTCATCGTCGAGAACGGCGGCAACCTGAGCCAGGGCGCCACCGGCGGGCGCCTCGCCGCCCCCATGGCCCGCTCCGTCCTCCAGGCGGCGCTGAACCGATGA
- a CDS encoding FtsW/RodA/SpoVE family cell cycle protein, translating to MSAVEQGAVVEAEQVEPRVRRPLRLAELWLLVLAVAASVGAFALVGLGVNDTLPENFWRESFALVALALVAHVVVRIKAPFADQTILPAVVLLNGVGLAMILRIQESGARGAAGADVVRNTQWSALGVVLACLVMWFLKDHRNLRKLTYTAMIASLVLLGLPLVPGIGRSINGAQIWISMFGFSLQPAEFAKITLTIFFAGYLVTNRDTLALAGPKVLGLQLPRIRDLGPLLLVWAASLAVLIFQRDLGMSLLLFGLFVAMLYLATDRVSWALIGLVLFAGGAFVAWQTFPHVAQRMTGWLNAFDPAVFNARGGSGQLVAGLFGMANGGLIGTGWGQGFPYLVPFSFSDFIFTSLAEELGLTGILAILMVYLVFVERGLRTAITVRDGFGKLLAGGLAFTIALQTFVVVGGVTRLIPLTGLTLPFMAQGGSSLLSNWILAGLLLKISDSARRPSSLPMRGQVGQGRIVPDDAGSPAIPSTLPTQVITPDLPKEGER from the coding sequence ATGAGCGCGGTCGAGCAGGGCGCCGTCGTCGAGGCGGAGCAGGTCGAGCCCCGGGTGCGGCGGCCGCTGCGGCTCGCGGAGCTGTGGCTGCTGGTGCTCGCGGTCGCGGCGAGCGTCGGCGCGTTCGCGCTGGTGGGCCTCGGCGTCAACGACACGCTGCCGGAGAACTTCTGGCGCGAGTCCTTCGCGCTCGTGGCCCTGGCGCTGGTGGCCCACGTCGTCGTGCGCATCAAGGCGCCGTTCGCCGACCAGACGATCCTGCCCGCCGTCGTGCTGCTCAACGGCGTCGGGCTGGCCATGATCCTGCGGATCCAGGAGTCGGGGGCGCGCGGCGCGGCCGGCGCCGACGTCGTACGCAACACGCAGTGGTCCGCGCTCGGCGTCGTGCTCGCGTGCCTGGTCATGTGGTTCCTCAAGGACCACCGCAACCTGCGCAAGCTCACCTACACGGCGATGATCGCCAGCCTGGTGCTGCTGGGCCTGCCGCTGGTGCCGGGCATCGGCCGGAGCATCAACGGCGCCCAGATCTGGATCTCCATGTTCGGGTTCTCGCTGCAGCCCGCCGAGTTCGCCAAGATCACCCTGACGATCTTCTTCGCCGGGTACCTGGTGACCAACCGGGACACCCTTGCCCTCGCGGGTCCCAAGGTGCTCGGCCTGCAGCTCCCGCGCATCCGCGACCTCGGGCCGCTCCTCCTGGTGTGGGCGGCGTCGCTCGCGGTGCTGATCTTCCAGCGCGACCTGGGCATGTCCCTGCTGCTCTTCGGCCTGTTCGTCGCGATGCTCTACCTCGCGACCGACCGCGTGAGCTGGGCACTCATCGGCCTCGTGCTGTTCGCGGGCGGCGCCTTCGTCGCCTGGCAGACGTTCCCGCACGTCGCGCAGCGGATGACGGGGTGGCTGAACGCGTTCGACCCGGCCGTCTTCAACGCGCGCGGCGGCTCCGGGCAGCTCGTGGCCGGCCTGTTCGGCATGGCCAACGGCGGGCTGATCGGCACCGGCTGGGGGCAGGGGTTCCCCTACCTGGTCCCGTTCTCGTTCTCGGACTTCATCTTCACCTCGCTCGCCGAGGAGCTCGGGCTCACGGGCATCCTCGCGATCCTCATGGTGTACCTCGTCTTCGTGGAGCGCGGCCTGCGTACCGCGATCACCGTGCGTGACGGCTTCGGCAAGCTGCTCGCCGGCGGTCTCGCGTTCACGATCGCCCTGCAGACCTTCGTCGTCGTCGGCGGCGTCACGCGGCTCATCCCGCTGACCGGCCTGACCTTGCCGTTCATGGCGCAGGGCGGGTCCTCGCTGCTGTCCAACTGGATCCTCGCGGGGCTGCTGCTGAAGATCTCCGACAGCGCCCGGCGTCCGTCCTCGCTGCCCATGCGCGGGCAGGTGGGCCAGGGCCGCATCGTGCCCGACGACGCCGGGTCGCCCGCCATCCCGAGCACCCTGCCGACGCAGGTCATCACGCCGGACCTGCCGAAGGAGGGGGAGCGGTGA
- a CDS encoding PP2C family protein-serine/threonine phosphatase: protein MTVSLRYAARSDVGLVRASNQDSAYAGPHLLVVADGMGGHAGGDIASRIAIENLRHLDTATHTPDAALADLEAAVEEARQGLVRASTTEPELAGMGTTVTALLRTGSTLVMAHMGDSRAYLLRDGALTQVTVDHTFVQHLVDTGRISPDEAEHHPQRNVVMRVLSDFDVDLHPDMSVREAKVGDRWLLCSDGLSGFVHVDVLGEILSEAHDPGEAADLLLLAAMHGGSTDNITVIVADVVDDDGDDDIAAEAEGDPGLPAAASGGVGGVQVVGAATGTGPIPGSVPPEDTTPSTSSDDGVDGSPHDDDAHPPSDDDGPDDEDPDDADARPAPRRHPVIATLVTLVVLAALGAGGWGAYQWTQQQYFVGVSDDQVAIFRGIPASAGPVTLSHPVELTGTRVSDLPAFFAARLDGTIRASSLADAQQRAARLIEQAEEAEQAAQTPTPSPSPSPTPTPTPSGTPSGTPSPDPSQEPADEQSADKEPADGQSVEPAAAVEPPDESQGETTESAG from the coding sequence GTGACCGTGTCCCTGCGCTACGCCGCGCGCTCCGACGTCGGACTGGTGCGTGCCAGCAACCAGGACTCCGCGTACGCGGGCCCTCACCTGCTGGTGGTCGCCGACGGCATGGGCGGGCACGCCGGGGGCGACATCGCCTCGCGCATCGCGATCGAGAACCTGCGGCACCTCGACACCGCCACGCACACGCCCGACGCCGCCCTCGCGGACCTGGAGGCGGCTGTCGAGGAGGCGCGGCAAGGGCTGGTCCGCGCGAGCACCACCGAACCCGAGCTCGCGGGCATGGGCACCACGGTCACGGCGCTGCTGCGCACCGGGTCGACGCTGGTCATGGCCCATATGGGCGACTCGCGCGCCTACCTGCTGCGCGACGGCGCGCTCACCCAGGTCACGGTCGACCACACGTTCGTCCAGCACCTGGTCGACACCGGCCGCATCTCGCCCGACGAGGCGGAGCACCACCCGCAGCGCAACGTCGTCATGCGGGTGCTCAGCGACTTCGACGTCGACCTGCACCCCGACATGTCGGTGCGTGAGGCCAAGGTCGGCGACCGCTGGCTGCTGTGCTCCGACGGCCTGTCCGGGTTCGTGCACGTGGACGTGCTCGGCGAGATCCTGTCCGAGGCGCACGACCCGGGTGAGGCGGCCGACCTGCTGCTCCTCGCCGCGATGCACGGCGGCAGCACCGACAACATCACGGTGATCGTCGCCGACGTCGTCGACGATGACGGCGACGACGACATCGCCGCGGAGGCCGAAGGCGATCCCGGCCTGCCTGCGGCGGCCTCCGGGGGCGTCGGCGGCGTACAGGTGGTCGGCGCAGCGACCGGCACCGGCCCGATCCCCGGGTCGGTCCCGCCGGAGGACACCACGCCGTCGACGTCGTCCGACGACGGTGTGGACGGCTCGCCGCACGACGACGACGCACACCCCCCGAGCGACGACGACGGGCCCGACGACGAGGACCCCGACGACGCCGACGCGCGCCCGGCCCCCCGCCGCCACCCGGTGATCGCGACCCTGGTGACCCTGGTGGTCCTCGCCGCGCTCGGCGCGGGTGGCTGGGGCGCCTACCAATGGACGCAGCAGCAGTACTTTGTGGGGGTCTCGGACGACCAGGTGGCGATCTTCCGCGGCATCCCGGCCTCGGCCGGACCGGTCACGCTGTCGCACCCGGTGGAGCTGACCGGCACCCGGGTCAGTGACCTGCCGGCGTTCTTCGCGGCCCGCCTCGACGGCACGATCCGGGCGTCGTCGCTCGCGGACGCACAGCAGCGAGCCGCCCGGCTCATCGAGCAGGCGGAGGAGGCGGAGCAGGCCGCGCAGACGCCCACGCCGTCTCCTTCTCCCTCGCCGACGCCCACGCCCACGCCGAGCGGGACTCCGTCGGGGACGCCGTCCCCGGACCCGTCGCAGGAGCCCGCGGACGAACAGTCCGCTGACAAGGAACCCGCGGACGGGCAGTCCGTCGAGCCCGCGGCCGCCGTCGAGCCGCCGGACGAGTCACAGGGCGAGACCACGGAGTCGGCCGGATGA
- a CDS encoding FHA domain-containing protein FhaB/FipA codes for MSELTFTLLRLGYLVLLWVFVLTAIGVLRRDLSTRATGGRAAGGRAERRRQRAGAAPPPAGAPAPAPPAPRGAVAPTRLVVVAGPLQGTSLPLTGSSILIGRSPGSTLVLDDDYSSSRHARIFPQGGQWFVEDLGSTNGTFVGDEQLTGVMPLAPGVGVQIGRSVVELQG; via the coding sequence ATGAGCGAACTGACGTTCACCCTGCTGCGGCTGGGCTACCTGGTGCTGCTCTGGGTGTTCGTGCTCACCGCGATCGGGGTGCTGCGCCGCGATCTGTCGACGCGTGCCACGGGTGGCCGCGCCGCAGGCGGGCGTGCCGAGCGTCGGCGACAGCGTGCGGGTGCCGCGCCACCGCCCGCGGGCGCCCCCGCACCGGCGCCTCCCGCGCCGCGGGGTGCCGTCGCGCCCACCCGCCTCGTCGTCGTCGCCGGCCCGCTGCAGGGCACGTCGCTCCCGCTCACCGGTTCCAGTATCCTCATCGGCCGCTCGCCGGGCTCCACGCTGGTGCTCGACGACGACTACTCGTCGTCACGGCACGCGCGGATCTTCCCGCAGGGCGGCCAGTGGTTCGTCGAGGATCTCGGCTCCACCAACGGCACGTTCGTCGGCGACGAGCAGCTCACCGGCGTCATGCCTCTCGCTCCGGGGGTCGGCGTGCAGATCGGCCGGTCCGTCGTCGAGCTGCAGGGATGA